The Thunnus thynnus chromosome 2, fThuThy2.1, whole genome shotgun sequence genome includes a region encoding these proteins:
- the ido1 gene encoding indoleamine 2,3-dioxygenase 1: MRLAPDGSSYLTSSSVQDSKTPFSLALYHVSEELGFILPEPLEELPPYYQPWMEIAMRVPELVHSHKLRPLVNKMPLLSSQFLQRHRELRLAHLALSVMTMGYVWQEGENDTVEMLPHTLAVPYWEVSQRLGLPPILTHADAVLANWRKKDPEGPFDMENLELLVTLPGGDSVRGFFMVTLLVELAAVPALRSIPIVIDGVRCGDTDAVAKALEDISQSIQDMTEALKLMHVYVEPSVFYGIMRIYLSGWKDNPCMPRGLVYEGVQIEPMEYSGGSAAQSSLLHCFDELLGVNHETKSGAFLTRMRDYMPPAHKQLIQAISLQPSLRSFVQQQASKRLSQVFELCVTRLLALRSYHINVVSRFITVPAARARQLRKQSQDSEGEMISRAPTALEERGTGGSGIMTFLKTVRDQTRETFLTETSKEMKHHS; this comes from the exons ACTCCAAAACTCCTTTCTCTCTGGCCTTGTACCATGTCTCTGAGGAGCTTGGCTTCATCCTTCCTGAGCCTCTG GAAGAGCTTCCACCTTACTACCAACCATGGATGGAAATTGCCATGCGAGTCCCAGAGCTTGTGCACTCACACAAGTTGCGCCCCCTTGTTAACAAG ATGCCACTGCTGAGCAGCCAGTTTCTGCAGAGACACCGAGAGTTACGGCTGGCCCACCTGGCCCTCAGTGTTATGACCATGGGCTACGTCTGGCAGGAGGGAGAGAATGACACAGTTGAG ATGCTGCCGCATACTCTGGCTGTTCCATACTGGGAGGTGTCACAGCGCTTAGGCCTTCCCCCAATTCTCACCCATGCAGATGCTGTATTGGCTAACTGGAGGAAGAAAGATCCAGAAGG GCCTTTTGACATGGA GAACCTGGAGCTGCTGGTCACCCTCCCAGGTGGGGACAGTGTCCGGGGTTTCTTCATGGTCACTCTGCTGGTGGAGCTGGCAGCAGTTCCTGCACTTAGG AGTATTCCCATTGTGATCGATGGTGTCAGGTGTGGTGATACTGACGCTGTGGCCAAAGCTCTGGAGGACATCAGCCAGTCTATACAGGACATGACAGAGGCACTCAAACTGATGCATG tgtACGTGGAGCCGTCAGTCTTCTATGGCATCATGAGGATCTACCTGTCTGG GTGGAAAGACAACCCCTGTATGCCAAGGGGGCTGGTTTACGAGGGGGTCCAGATAGAACCAATGGAGTATTCAGGAGGGAGTGCTGCACAGAGCAGCCTTCTGCACTGCTTTGATGAACTTCTGGGAGTCAATCATGAAACAAAAAGTG GTGCCTTTCTAACCCGCATGAGGGACTACATGCCACCTGCTCACAAGCAACTGATCCAGGCTATCTCACTGCAACCCTCCCTGAGGAGTTTTGTCCAGCAGCAGGCCAGCAAGCGGTTAAGCCAGGTGTTTGAGCTGTGTGTCACAAGACTGTTGGCTTTGCGCAGCTATCACATCAATGTCGTCAGCCGCTTCATCACAGTTCCTGCTGCTCGAGCCCGACAACTCCGTAAGCAGAGCCAGGACTCAGAGGGGGAGATGATCAGCAGAGCACCCACAGCACTAGAGGAGAGGGGCACTGGTGGTTCAGGCATCATGACCTTCCTAAAGACTGTGAGGGACCAAACAAGAGAAACCTTCCTGACTGAGACAAGCAAAGAAATGAAGCACCACAGCTGA